CAAATTGCAAATGTTGGCCCATAGTGTCATCTACGATGGACTGGACCACATTGGATTGGCTTTTAGTTATTGTTGTTTGATTTATAACATACGTTTTAATTCTTTGTAATTGTAATTgtagatttaatatttttaattagttaataaGATACAATAAAACCGAAAAGCTGATGGTGGAATGGTATGTACGTGTCTTTTTCCTCCGTCTTGGTATCAACGAAGCAGAATCAGAAATTTCTACGTGGGACGGAGAAGGACCGTCACATTCtctgttatataaatattaaataccaCTGATATATAAGGATATTTTCGTCTTTCACTGGTTGTTGAATCTCACGTGGCACGGACTTCCAAATATAATATTCTGGGTCGTATTGCAAAAATGAAATCTAATGTAACGCACACCATGACGATGAAAGTCCATTCACAGTTTAATTACAAGGTTGAATTTTATTATGATTAGTAGTCAGTATCCCCGACGCTGGGTGTGAAATGTGAGGCTGTCTATTCTTCATTTTAATGTCTTTTAACCTCCAAATTGACCATTAATTTAAtcgaattatatatttgtttttaccaTGTTTGCCGCGCACAAATAATGCGACCAGTTTTTTTATCACGGATAATTAACTACTAGTACTAATTAACGGAAAAGTAAAGGAGGTAAAAGTAGATTAAACGATCCCGGAATGCTGACTCAGCAGCTTAAATCTCAGATCTTGAAACGAAACGAACTTTCGCTTGCTCTCCTCTGCTCTTACTTtccctttttttattttctttttgttgcatTAACCTTTTTCTTATTGAAGATACAAGCCTCAAAAAGAAAAGGcaggaagaaggaagaagatgaacttagagagagagaaggattgTAAAACAGTTAATCAAAATTCACCATGAGTTTTCTTCATTcgagattcttcttcttcttctcgcttctcttctcctccttctctgTATCTCTATCTTCATCCTCTTTCTCCGTTGGTGAAGTTAACGAGATTCATCGAAGAATCCTCCATCAGCCGCTTTTCCCGGatgcttctcctcctcctccggatTTCCAGTCCACGCCGCCTCCTCCCGACGCTCCCGATCAGCCATTTTTCCCGGAGAATCCTTCCACCCCTGACCAGTCTCAGTtccctcctcctccgccgcctcCTGCTTCCTCCGACGCCAATGGCGGATTACCGATTCCGACCGCTACCACTCAGCAGGCGAAGCCTGGGAAGAAATTTGCGATCGTCATATCCGTTGGAGTCGTCACGCTCGGTATGCTCTCAGCTCTAGCTTTCTTCTTGTATCGCCACAAAGTTAAACACGCAAGCGACACTCAGAAACTCGTTAGCAGAGGAGGCGATGGCGGTTCTCGAAGATTCCAGGAAGATCCGCTTCCACCGACGTCTTCCACATTTCTCTATATGGGAACCGTTGAACCGAGCCGCGAACCGGCCAGCGAGTCTATTGGACCGGTTAATACTTCTCCGTACCGGAAATTAAATTCGGCTAAGAGATCAGATCGATACCGGCCGAGTCCCGAGCTTCAACCGCTTCCGCCGTTAGCTAAACCGCCGCAACCGTCTGAGAACTCTCCCTCGGCTTTATCTCCTTCTACGTCGTCTTCCGACGAAGAATGCCGCGACACCGCGTTTTACACGCCGCACGGATCTGCTATCAGCAGCGACGACGGTTACTACACGGCGTTTCCTCGGTCAGCCAACAGCAACGGCCATTCCTCTGGATCAGTTCCTCACTCGAAGAGGACTTCTCCGAAGTCGAAGTTTGGATCTAGGTCGCCGGAGATGAAGCACGTTATCATTCCGTCGATAAAGCAGAAACCGCCGCCAGTGCAACCTCCACCGTTCAGGAGCTTGGAAGCTGATGAACTAGAGATTCCTTATCCACAGAACAAGCCTAAGTTCTCTcagcctcctcctccgccgAATAGGGCGGCGTTTCAGGCGATTACGCAGGATAAGTCACCTCTCTGCACACTAGTGTCACCACGGAGGTCTCCTCCTCCACTCCATACGccacctccacctccacctcctccCCCTCCTCCTCGTCCTCCTCCGCCTCCGCCTCCTCAGATACGGCCAAGAGATTTCCAGATACCTCGAAAGCTCAGCAATCCAGAAGCAACGAAGCCAGACGATCAATCAAGAAAACTAGCATTCAAGACTCCAAGTCCTCAATCGAAAGCTGTTGAAGAGGCCAAAAGTGTATCAGCCGACGGGGACACGGATCCAAGCAGGCCAAAGTTGAAGCCACTCCACTGGGACAAAGTACGCGCGAGCTCTGATCGTGCCACAGTTTGGGACCAGCTCAAATCAAGCTCATTCCAGTGCGTATTACTGTCTTCTGCATTGTTGTGAAACATACGTTTGAATTTTCCGTTTTCGATAACTATTTGAATCTTTGTGGTATTATTAAACAGAGTGAACGAAGATCGGATGGAGCATCTGTTTGGTTGCAGTTCAGCAAGTTCAGCTCCAAAGGAACCTGTGAGAAGATCAGTGATGCCTCCAGCTGAGAATGAGAACAGAGTACTTGATCCAAAGAAATCTCAGAACATTGCAATCCTCTTGAGAGCACTGAACGTAACTCGTGAGGAGGTGTCAGAAGCTCTTTTAGATGGTAAGTTGTTGTCTCCCACTTGATTCATTACTTACGGTAAAGTTACCTTTTGCACAAAGTAACGTTTGGCCTTAACCTAGATCGTTATAAGTTAGTAAGCTATTTGTATTTAGGTTCCTCTGTTCAACGCATAACCTGTTCTTAGTTTTGATGCCTTGATGGGCTAGTGGTGATCTTTCTAGTAGCAGGAATAGTAATAGAGATGCTCATTAGAGGTACTGGTGGTGAAAGGATAAGTAATACTAAAAAGGCTTAGGCCACAAGTTATAATCATTGCAAAGAACAATGACATATGAAATGATTTTCTCTGCTTTATATTGCTTCTTAATGATTGCACAACTtatgaattttcttttaaaaaggtCATCCGTTGAATTTTACAGGAGTAGCAAGcattatgtatatatacttgACATTCATTAAGATTCTCAAAACATAAATTGATTTCTCGTTATGCATTGTTCTCTGAGATGCAAGAAAGCATTTGGTCTCTATTATTgttgtttaattaaaaatttgtggCACGGTAATAGGTAATCCCGAGAGCTTAGGTGCAGAACTTCTAGAGACTTTGGTG
The window above is part of the Brassica napus cultivar Da-Ae chromosome C3, Da-Ae, whole genome shotgun sequence genome. Proteins encoded here:
- the LOC106360161 gene encoding formin-like protein 6, with translation MSFLHSRFFFFFSLLFSSFSVSLSSSSFSVGEVNEIHRRILHQPLFPDASPPPPDFQSTPPPPDAPDQPFFPENPSTPDQSQFPPPPPPPASSDANGGLPIPTATTQQAKPGKKFAIVISVGVVTLGMLSALAFFLYRHKVKHASDTQKLVSRGGDGGSRRFQEDPLPPTSSTFLYMGTVEPSREPASESIGPVNTSPYRKLNSAKRSDRYRPSPELQPLPPLAKPPQPSENSPSALSPSTSSSDEECRDTAFYTPHGSAISSDDGYYTAFPRSANSNGHSSGSVPHSKRTSPKSKFGSRSPEMKHVIIPSIKQKPPPVQPPPFRSLEADELEIPYPQNKPKFSQPPPPPNRAAFQAITQDKSPLCTLVSPRRSPPPLHTPPPPPPPPPPPRPPPPPPPQIRPRDFQIPRKLSNPEATKPDDQSRKLAFKTPSPQSKAVEEAKSVSADGDTDPSRPKLKPLHWDKVRASSDRATVWDQLKSSSFQVNEDRMEHLFGCSSASSAPKEPVRRSVMPPAENENRVLDPKKSQNIAILLRALNVTREEVSEALLDGNPESLGAELLETLVKMAPTKEEEIKLREYSGDVSKLGTAERFLKTILDIPFAFKRVEAMLYRASFDAEVKYLRNSFQTLEDASLELKASRLFLKLLEAVLMTGNRMNVGTNRGEAKAFKLDTLLKLVDIKGVDGKTTLLHFVVQEITKSEATTTTVDETIVHENKDGFRKQGLQVVAGLSRDLANVKKSAGMDSDVLSGYVTKLETGLEKLRAFVKTEITTTTTPGKFFDSMKTFLKEAEEEIRKIKGGERKALSMVKEVTEYFHGDAAKEEAHPLRIFMVVRDFLGVLDNVCKEVKTMQEMSSAMGSASARSFRISATASLPVLHRYKSRQEDTSSDNEHSSNSST